From Mucilaginibacter rubeus, a single genomic window includes:
- a CDS encoding glycosyltransferase, which produces MTDNALVSIVLCTYNGEQYLRQQLDTLITQTYQNIEIIAVDDCSSDNTYDILQEYAALYPRFHVYRNARNVGFAKNFEIAFGYSKGKLIAFCDQDDLWHPEKIELQVKAIGDNQLIYHDSEFIDENGQRFSYYNSDVVNEEGSHYNYKMSDVYNFYKGNDPEVFLLENCVSGHAIMAQRDLLNHALPFNKDLYHDWWLSYVALNIGTIDFIPKCLVKYRRHAESSTVKEKKEETKGLKLKQDIKWIAHCLKFKGNKNPQFVKQLYDLYNGYTSHFLSLRLWWLLKKNAHKLYYLTKRSQVSQQRDVNRFIWGVKARDFWYKNIKKKPEKVFNI; this is translated from the coding sequence ATGACAGATAACGCTCTTGTTTCTATTGTCCTTTGCACATACAACGGAGAACAGTACCTGCGTCAGCAGTTAGATACGTTGATTACACAAACCTATCAAAACATCGAAATTATTGCAGTTGATGACTGTTCATCAGACAATACCTATGATATTTTGCAGGAATATGCAGCATTATATCCCCGGTTTCATGTTTATAGAAATGCCCGTAATGTTGGCTTTGCAAAAAACTTTGAAATAGCTTTTGGGTATTCAAAAGGGAAACTGATAGCTTTTTGTGATCAGGACGATTTGTGGCACCCCGAAAAGATAGAATTGCAGGTGAAAGCAATAGGCGACAATCAGCTTATCTATCATGATTCGGAGTTTATTGATGAAAACGGACAGCGGTTTTCCTACTATAATTCGGATGTTGTTAATGAAGAGGGTAGCCATTACAATTATAAAATGTCTGATGTTTATAATTTCTACAAGGGGAATGATCCCGAAGTTTTCCTGTTAGAAAATTGCGTTTCTGGACACGCTATCATGGCACAGCGTGATTTACTAAACCATGCGTTACCTTTTAATAAAGATCTGTATCACGACTGGTGGTTAAGCTACGTTGCTTTAAACATCGGCACCATTGATTTTATTCCGAAGTGCCTGGTTAAGTATCGCCGCCATGCCGAAAGCAGTACCGTAAAAGAAAAAAAGGAGGAGACAAAAGGCCTGAAACTAAAACAGGACATTAAGTGGATTGCTCATTGCTTAAAATTTAAAGGAAACAAAAACCCTCAATTTGTAAAACAACTATATGACCTTTACAATGGTTACACCAGCCATTTTTTGTCGCTACGCCTGTGGTGGCTGCTAAAGAAGAATGCACATAAACTATACTACCTCACCAAGCGGAGCCAGGTATCACAACAACGCGATGTTAACCGCTTTATCTGGGGTGTAAAGGCGCGTGATTTTTGGTACAAGAACATCAAAAAGAAGCCCGAAAAAGTATTTAATATTTAA
- a CDS encoding acyl esterase, with translation MAITILSTFVKNIRPSAYKFRYTICTLVTRHEEYAEMLGSFIEAGFDTDICEYLMINNSEGNTADAYDGINLFLQDAQGEYIIVCHQDILLINKESKQLLDQRIAEMTKLDPKWAVLGNAGAVDRLYKRNVFKIAYPNGKIDIKGDLPQKVCSVDENFIVIKKSANLSLSSDIGGFHFYGLDICMGAEFRGYTCYVIDFLLLHKSLGNVDETFKRSFKVVKNKYTHFLRGRYVNTTIASFYLSGSPIKNAIFNTRLFRRVIKTFEEIKAKLNRAK, from the coding sequence ATGGCTATAACCATACTGTCTACTTTTGTAAAAAACATCCGGCCATCAGCTTATAAGTTCAGGTACACTATTTGCACACTGGTTACCCGGCACGAAGAATATGCTGAAATGCTTGGTTCATTTATTGAGGCTGGTTTTGATACTGATATCTGCGAGTACCTGATGATCAATAACAGTGAAGGAAATACGGCAGATGCATATGATGGCATAAACCTGTTCCTGCAAGATGCACAAGGCGAGTATATTATTGTGTGCCATCAGGATATATTGCTGATCAATAAAGAAAGCAAACAGCTATTGGATCAGCGTATTGCCGAAATGACCAAGCTTGACCCTAAATGGGCTGTATTGGGGAATGCAGGTGCAGTTGACAGGTTGTATAAACGGAATGTTTTTAAGATAGCCTACCCCAACGGAAAAATTGACATTAAAGGCGACTTGCCGCAAAAGGTATGTAGCGTTGATGAAAATTTTATCGTAATTAAAAAAAGTGCTAATCTTTCATTGTCTTCAGACATTGGGGGATTTCATTTTTATGGTCTTGATATTTGTATGGGGGCCGAGTTTAGGGGGTATACATGCTACGTGATTGATTTTTTATTGCTGCACAAAAGCCTGGGTAATGTAGATGAAACCTTCAAACGCTCATTTAAAGTAGTAAAAAACAAATACACGCATTTTTTAAGGGGCAGATACGTTAATACTACTATTGCAAGTTTCTACCTTTCGGGCTCGCCTATTAAAAACGCGATATTTAATACGAGGCTGTTCAGGCGGGTAATTAAAACTTTTGAAGAAATAAAGGCTAAGCTTAACCGTGCTAAGTAA
- a CDS encoding glycosyltransferase family 2 protein — translation MENTLISIALCTYNGEKYIGDQLESIVNQTYKNLEIIIVDDRSTDNTFDIVKSYQERDPRIKCFKNEANLGFNKNFEKAIALTTGQYISISDQDDIWLPNKIQVLADHIKNSWLICSNSRYMSADGSLTDRYLLNNFSLSHRNFKALLLNNFVTGHTVLFSRELLKYALPFPKIGFYDWWMGFVAFYYKKITYVDQVLTHYRLHANAVTNNATLSPGQLANYHYEMMCTHLSVFREYHHLKPADKDYIEKLYQALLTKRNKYSFPLFQIMLADYDDLFSLAKERKGLSKINFARRFAMKHNV, via the coding sequence ATGGAAAACACGCTCATATCAATTGCGCTTTGCACATATAATGGCGAAAAATACATTGGTGACCAGCTTGAAAGCATTGTTAATCAAACGTATAAAAATTTAGAAATTATTATAGTTGATGACCGCTCGACAGATAACACGTTTGATATTGTCAAAAGCTACCAGGAGCGTGATCCGCGGATTAAATGTTTCAAAAATGAGGCAAACCTGGGCTTCAATAAGAATTTCGAAAAAGCCATTGCTTTAACTACCGGGCAGTACATTTCTATCAGCGATCAGGATGACATCTGGCTCCCCAATAAAATCCAGGTATTGGCCGATCATATCAAGAATTCCTGGCTGATCTGTTCAAACTCAAGGTATATGAGCGCCGATGGCTCCCTTACAGATCGCTACCTGCTTAATAATTTCTCTCTATCGCACAGAAATTTTAAGGCCCTGTTGCTAAATAATTTTGTTACCGGCCATACTGTGCTGTTTTCACGGGAGTTGTTAAAATACGCCTTGCCCTTTCCAAAAATTGGTTTTTATGATTGGTGGATGGGGTTTGTTGCCTTTTACTATAAAAAAATAACCTACGTTGACCAGGTGCTGACCCATTACCGGCTTCATGCCAATGCTGTAACAAATAATGCTACCTTAAGCCCGGGACAGTTAGCTAATTATCATTATGAAATGATGTGCACCCATCTTTCTGTTTTCCGGGAATACCACCATCTGAAACCCGCCGACAAAGATTATATTGAAAAATTATACCAGGCTTTATTAACCAAACGTAATAAATATTCATTTCCACTGTTTCAGATAATGCTTGCCGATTATGATGATTTATTTTCGCTGGCGAAGGAGCGTAAAGGCTTATCCAAAATAAATTTTGCCAGGCGATTTGCCATGAAGCACAATGTCTGA